Proteins from a genomic interval of Poecile atricapillus isolate bPoeAtr1 chromosome 1, bPoeAtr1.hap1, whole genome shotgun sequence:
- the ETS2 gene encoding protein C-ets-2 has protein sequence MSDFGIRNMDQVAPVSNMYRGMLKRQPAFDTFDSSNSLFAGYFFSLSEDQTLQEVPTGFDSTSYESNNCELPLLTPCSKAVMSQALKDTFSGFTKEQCRLGIPNNPWLWTEQQVCQWLSWATNEFSLANVNFHQFLMSGQDLCNLGKERFLELAPDYVGDILWEHLEQMIKDSQEKTQDQYVENSHLTSVPHWVNNNSLTVSVDQNSYGMQMPGYPKPLSYPKPSLLTDVCQTSTAPNLLNPEQDFPLFPKTQADAVGVNYCAVNQDFPRSNLNLLMDNSGKLREHESSDSGAESYESSDSMLQSWNSQSSLVDLQRVPSYESFEDDCSQSLCLSKPTMSFKDYIQERSDPVEQGKPVIPAAILAGFTGSGPIQLWQFLLELLTDKSCQSFISWTGDGWEFKLADPDEVARRWGRRKNKPKMNYEKLSRGLRYYYDKNIIHKTSGKRYVYRFVCDLHNLLGYTPEELHAMLGVQPDTED, from the exons ATGAGTGACTTTGGGATCAGGAACATGGATCAAGTAGCTCCTGTGTCAAACATGTACAGAGGAATGCTCAAG CGTCAGCCAGCGTTTGACACCTTTGACAGCTCAAACTCGCTTTTTGCTGGGTATTTTTTCTCACTCAGTGAAGACCAAACGCTTCAGGAAGTGCCAACAGGATTTGACTCCACTTCTTATG aGTCGAACAACTGTGAATTGCCTCTGTTAACCCCGTGCAGCAAGGCTGTGATGAGTCAGGCCCTGAAAGATACTTTCAGTGGTTTCACAAAGGAACAGTGTCGGCTGGGTATCCCAAATA ATCCCTGGCTGTGGACTGAACAGCAAGTTTGCCAATGGCTTTCATGGGCTACTAATGAGTTCAGCTTGGCAAATGTGAATTTCCATCAGTTTCTTATGAGTGGCCAAGACTTGTGCAACCTGGGCAAGGAGCGTTTCCTGGAACTGGCACCTGACTATGTGGGTGATATTCTGTGGGAACACCTGGAACAGATGATAAAAG ACAGCCAAGAGAAAACACAGGATCAATATGTGGAGAACTCTCACCTCACATCTGTTCCTCACTGGGTCAATAATAATTCCTTAa CTGTTAGCGTAGATCAGAATTCCTATGGAATGCAAATGCCTGGATACCCTAAACCCCTCAGTTATCCCAAACCCAGTCTCCTGACTGACGTCTGTCAGACTTCCACGGCACCGAATCTCCTCAACCCAGAACAAGACTTCCCATTGTTCCCTAAAACCCAAGCAGATGCTGTTGGTGTGAACTACTGTGCAGTAAACCAAGATTTCCCAAGGAGCAATCTCAATTTGCTGATGGATAACTCTG GCAAGCTGAGAGAACACGAATCCAGCGACAGCGGTGCCGAGAGCTACGAGAGCTCGGATTCCATGCTGCAGTCCTGGAACAGCCAGTCCTCCCTGGTGGATCTGCAGCGTGTGCCATCCTACGAGAGCTTTGAGGATGACTGCAGCCAGTCCCTGTGCCTGAGCAAACCTACCATGTCCTTCAAAGACTACATCCAAGAACGGAGTGATCCTGTGGAGCAAGGGAAACCAGTTATACCAGCAGCCATCCTGGCTGGCTTTACTG GCAGTGGACCTATCCAGCTGTGGCAATTCCTTCTGGAGTTACTGACTGACAAGTCCTGTCAGTCATTCATTAGTTGGACAGGAGATGGATGGGAATTTAAACTTGCTGACCCAGATGAG GTGGCACGGCggtgggggaggaggaagaacaaGCCCAAGATGAACTACGAGAAGCTGAGCCGGGGCCTGCGCTACTACTACGACAAGAACATCATCCACAAGACGTCGGGCAAGCGCTACGTGTACCGCTTCGTGTGCGACCTGCACAACCT